ATGACTATCAAACTATTGAATATCGATGATGAGAAGAGAGCGCGAATCTTCAAGGCACTATCGGAGAAGAAACGTATCGAGATTGTCCGTTACCTAATGGAACGTCCGCAAGCCAATAGCTGTGGTGAGATTGGAAGGACGCTGGGCATGGACAAATCGAATGTTACTTATCATCTGAAAATTATGAATGATGCTGAGCTGATTCATGTCGTTAGAGAAGGACAGAATAAGAAGATTCATTTAGTAAAGGATATGTTTAATGCAGCAGTACCTGGTTTCTTGGATAGCCTCTGAGGCAGAAGAGAAACCTTTGTTTTGCGCAAATAGTTTGAAGGTTTTAAAACTTTATATCCCTATAATACTTACGAAATGAGTGATATTTATTATGATGAACCGAAAGATCTTGCTCCATTCACGGCCCCAAGGCATGCCAACGGAAGATACTTTTAAATTTGAAG
This sequence is a window from Paenibacillus urinalis. Protein-coding genes within it:
- a CDS encoding ArsR/SmtB family transcription factor; translated protein: MTIKLLNIDDEKRARIFKALSEKKRIEIVRYLMERPQANSCGEIGRTLGMDKSNVTYHLKIMNDAELIHVVREGQNKKIHLVKDMFNAAVPGFLDSL